A genome region from Akkermansiaceae bacterium includes the following:
- a CDS encoding RNA polymerase sigma factor, with amino-acid sequence MGSLSHAWKQWLAENGPRLLLFARGWGKTREDAEDLVQEAVLKMWHYQQLENRGGGPPDLPLVFSTIRFAGLMLHRSEKRRRKREESILYLNDFQDVWLDPVLEEDEEALLLREAVQNLSGKLREVVVMKTWGGLTFAQISETLAISPNTAASRYRYALEQLSATMKKVKEERSAGA; translated from the coding sequence ATGGGGAGCCTCTCGCACGCGTGGAAGCAATGGCTGGCCGAAAACGGCCCGCGCCTGCTTCTTTTTGCAAGGGGCTGGGGAAAGACCAGGGAGGATGCCGAGGATCTGGTGCAGGAAGCGGTGCTGAAGATGTGGCACTACCAGCAACTCGAAAACCGCGGCGGCGGCCCGCCCGACCTGCCGCTGGTGTTTTCAACGATCCGCTTCGCCGGGCTGATGCTGCACCGCTCGGAAAAACGCCGCCGCAAGCGTGAGGAATCCATCCTGTATCTGAACGATTTCCAGGATGTGTGGCTGGATCCGGTGCTTGAGGAGGACGAGGAGGCGCTGTTGCTGCGCGAGGCCGTGCAAAACCTGAGCGGCAAGCTGCGCGAGGTGGTGGTGATGAAGACATGGGGCGGCCTGACCTTTGCGCAGATTTCCGAGACGCTTGCCATTTCCCCCAACACGGCGGCTTCGCGATACCGATATGCGCTGGAGCAACTCTCGGCCACGATGAAAAAAGTAAAGGAGGAACGGAGTGCCGGAGCCTGA